A single region of the Gephyromycinifex aptenodytis genome encodes:
- the tpiA gene encoding triose-phosphate isomerase: MAGNWKMNLDHLQATHLVQKLDWTLKDAKHDYASVEVAVLPPFTDLRTVQTLVEGDKLDLRYGAQDLSVHDDGAYTGEISGAFLAKLGCTYVAVGHSERREYHQESDELLNAKVQAAYRHGLTPILCCGEGLEVRKAGKQVEHVLAQIEADLAGIPQEQVASIVIAYEPIWAIGTGEVATPEDAQEVCGAIRGKLAELYDQATADGIRILYGGSVKSSNVADLMTKPDVDGALVGGASLKPEEFAGIARYKESAAS; the protein is encoded by the coding sequence ATGGCGGGGAACTGGAAGATGAACCTGGACCACCTCCAGGCGACGCACCTGGTGCAGAAGCTGGACTGGACGCTGAAAGACGCCAAGCACGACTACGCCTCGGTCGAGGTCGCAGTCCTGCCTCCCTTCACCGATCTGCGCACCGTGCAGACGCTCGTAGAGGGCGACAAGCTCGACCTGCGCTACGGCGCCCAGGACCTGTCCGTGCACGACGACGGGGCCTACACCGGGGAGATCTCCGGGGCATTCCTGGCCAAGCTCGGGTGCACCTACGTGGCTGTCGGGCACAGCGAGCGCCGTGAGTACCACCAGGAGAGCGACGAGCTGCTCAATGCCAAGGTGCAGGCGGCCTACCGGCACGGGCTGACCCCGATCCTGTGCTGCGGCGAAGGGCTCGAGGTCCGTAAGGCGGGCAAGCAGGTCGAGCACGTCCTGGCCCAGATCGAGGCCGACCTCGCGGGCATCCCGCAAGAGCAGGTCGCCAGCATCGTCATCGCCTACGAGCCCATCTGGGCCATCGGCACCGGCGAGGTAGCGACCCCGGAGGACGCCCAGGAGGTCTGTGGCGCGATTCGCGGCAAGCTCGCCGAGCTGTACGACCAGGCGACCGCCGACGGCATCCGCATCCTCTACGGGGGTTCGGTGAAGTCCAGCAACGTCGCCGACCTCATGACTAAGCCTGATGTCGATGGGGCACTGGTGGGTGGGGCCTCCCTGAAGCCCGAGGAGTTCGCGGGCATCGCGCGCTACAAGGAGTCAGCCGCTTCCTGA
- a CDS encoding RNA polymerase-binding protein RbpA: MAGTSVIKGSRVGAGPMGEAERGQPADRVTVQYWCANGHVSSPQFSAEGVVPELWECPRCGSPAGQDSANPPPAHRHEPYKTHLAYVKERRTEEDGEALLDEALSSLRSRGVIR; encoded by the coding sequence ATGGCAGGAACGAGCGTCATCAAAGGCAGCCGCGTCGGCGCTGGACCGATGGGGGAGGCTGAGCGGGGTCAGCCCGCTGATCGCGTCACTGTGCAGTACTGGTGCGCCAACGGGCACGTGAGTTCACCGCAATTCTCCGCCGAGGGTGTGGTGCCGGAGTTGTGGGAGTGCCCTCGCTGCGGTTCGCCCGCAGGGCAGGACTCAGCGAACCCGCCGCCGGCCCATCGTCACGAGCCGTACAAGACGCACTTGGCTTACGTGAAGGAACGCCGCACCGAAGAGGACGGCGAGGCTCTGCTGGATGAGGCGTTGAGTTCGCTGCGTAGCCGCGGCGTCATCCGCTGA
- the tal gene encoding transaldolase, protein MATNPRLDSLAAAGVSIWLDDLNRAMLTSGDLERLVREMGVVGVTTNPSIFAAALSEGSAYDEQMDKLAADGASVEDAVLAVTTDDVRTACDVLLPVYERTNGKDGRVSIEVDPRMAHDTEATVEAARILWQTVDRPNCLIKIPATTEGLPAITRVIAEGISVNVTLIFSLDRYRGVMNAYLTGLEQAREAGLDLSQIHSVASFFVSRVDSEVDGRLNQIDGEESSALRGKAGLANARLAYHAFTEVFDTPRWANLADGGAHPQRPLWASTGVKDPAYPDTLYVTGLVVQDSVNTMPPSTLEAFADHGEVQGDTVTATDATSSDILDDLERLGIGYQEVVDKLEREGVSKFEAAWGELLDSVQSELTRRR, encoded by the coding sequence GTGGCAACAAACCCCCGTCTCGACTCGCTGGCTGCGGCCGGAGTCTCCATCTGGCTGGACGATCTCAACCGCGCGATGCTCACCTCGGGTGACCTGGAGCGTCTGGTGCGCGAAATGGGCGTGGTCGGCGTGACCACCAACCCCTCTATCTTCGCGGCAGCGTTGTCTGAGGGCAGCGCCTACGACGAACAGATGGACAAGCTCGCCGCGGACGGTGCCAGCGTGGAGGACGCGGTGCTGGCTGTGACGACCGATGACGTGCGAACGGCCTGCGACGTCCTGCTTCCGGTATATGAGCGCACCAATGGCAAGGACGGCCGGGTCTCCATCGAGGTCGACCCCCGGATGGCCCACGACACCGAGGCGACGGTGGAGGCGGCCCGCATTCTGTGGCAGACCGTGGACCGGCCGAACTGCCTCATCAAGATCCCGGCCACCACCGAGGGGCTGCCCGCGATCACCCGCGTCATCGCCGAGGGGATCAGCGTCAATGTCACGCTTATCTTCTCCCTGGACCGCTACCGCGGCGTGATGAACGCCTACCTCACCGGTCTCGAGCAGGCCCGCGAGGCAGGCTTGGACCTGTCCCAGATTCACTCGGTGGCGTCCTTCTTCGTCTCACGGGTGGACAGCGAGGTCGACGGACGCCTGAACCAGATCGACGGCGAGGAGTCCAGTGCGTTGCGCGGCAAGGCGGGGCTCGCCAACGCCCGTCTGGCCTACCACGCGTTCACCGAGGTGTTCGACACCCCGCGCTGGGCCAACCTCGCTGACGGTGGGGCGCACCCGCAGCGTCCGTTGTGGGCCTCCACCGGCGTGAAGGATCCGGCCTACCCGGACACCCTGTACGTCACCGGCCTGGTGGTTCAGGACTCGGTCAACACCATGCCGCCGTCCACCCTGGAAGCCTTCGCCGACCACGGTGAGGTGCAAGGCGACACCGTCACCGCCACTGACGCGACCTCCAGCGACATCCTCGATGACTTGGAGCGGCTGGGTATCGGCTACCAGGAAGTCGTGGACAAGCTCGAACGCGAAGGCGTGAGCAAGTTCGAAGCCGCCTGGGGCGAGTTGCTCGACTCAGTCCAGAGCGAGCTCACCCGGCGCCGCTGA
- the secG gene encoding preprotein translocase subunit SecG, whose product MNIIQIVLQVLLVMSGLFLVLLILMHKGKGGGMSDMFGGSMSSTMGGSSVAERNLNRITITVALVWFICIVGLGLVVRFTS is encoded by the coding sequence GTGAACATCATTCAGATCGTGCTGCAGGTTCTGCTGGTCATGTCCGGCCTGTTCCTAGTGCTGCTCATCCTCATGCACAAGGGCAAGGGCGGTGGCATGTCCGACATGTTCGGCGGAAGTATGTCGAGCACAATGGGCGGTTCTTCGGTTGCAGAGCGTAACCTCAACCGCATCACCATCACGGTTGCGCTCGTGTGGTTCATCTGCATCGTCGGGCTCGGGCTCGTCGTTCGCTTCACGAGCTGA
- a CDS encoding phosphoglycerate kinase has product MKTTADLVSDENLRGKRVLVRSDLNVPLDEQRNITDDGRLRASAPTIKELSEAGAKVLVVAHLGRPKGTPEEKYSLRPVVGRLSELIGKPVAFAEDTVGESAKSVVANLNDGDVALLENLRFNAGETSKDEAERGAFADQLAALADYYVSDGFGVVHRKQASVYDVATRLPHFAGALVGTEVEVLKRLTQDPQRPYAVVLGGAKVADKLAVIANLMTAADRLIIGGGMAYTFLAAKGYEVGTSLLDQEKIDTCAQYLKEAEAKGVEIILPVDTVIAPEFSDKVETKVVASDAIPSDQMGLDIGPESAKLFADKISECKTVFWNGPMGAFEMAPYSAGTKAVAAALVDATSKGALTVVGGGDSAAAVRQLGFTDDQFGHISTGGGASLEYLEGKTLPGIEILDA; this is encoded by the coding sequence ATGAAGACGACGGCCGACCTGGTTTCCGATGAAAACCTGCGTGGTAAGCGCGTACTTGTCCGTAGCGACCTGAACGTCCCGCTCGATGAGCAGCGCAACATCACCGACGACGGGCGCCTGCGCGCGTCAGCTCCCACCATCAAAGAGCTTTCTGAGGCCGGGGCGAAGGTTCTTGTTGTGGCTCACCTGGGTCGCCCCAAGGGGACCCCGGAGGAGAAGTATTCCCTGCGTCCGGTAGTCGGGCGGCTTTCGGAACTGATCGGCAAGCCGGTCGCCTTCGCCGAGGACACCGTCGGCGAATCGGCCAAGTCCGTCGTGGCGAACCTGAACGACGGCGACGTGGCTTTGCTGGAGAACTTGCGCTTCAACGCCGGTGAGACGAGCAAGGACGAGGCGGAGCGCGGCGCGTTCGCCGACCAGCTCGCTGCCCTGGCCGACTACTACGTCTCCGACGGCTTCGGGGTCGTGCACCGCAAGCAGGCCAGTGTCTACGACGTCGCCACCCGGTTGCCGCACTTCGCCGGCGCCCTTGTGGGCACCGAGGTCGAGGTGCTCAAGCGACTCACCCAGGACCCGCAGCGACCGTACGCCGTCGTTCTGGGCGGCGCCAAGGTCGCCGACAAGCTCGCCGTGATCGCGAACCTGATGACGGCCGCCGACCGGCTCATCATCGGGGGCGGGATGGCTTACACCTTCCTCGCGGCCAAGGGCTACGAGGTCGGCACGTCGCTGTTGGACCAGGAAAAGATCGACACCTGCGCCCAGTACCTCAAGGAGGCCGAGGCCAAGGGCGTCGAGATCATCCTGCCGGTCGACACCGTGATCGCCCCGGAGTTCTCCGACAAGGTCGAGACCAAGGTGGTGGCCTCCGATGCCATCCCCAGTGACCAGATGGGCCTGGACATCGGCCCCGAATCCGCAAAGCTCTTCGCCGACAAGATCAGCGAGTGCAAGACGGTCTTCTGGAACGGTCCGATGGGTGCCTTCGAGATGGCCCCCTACTCCGCCGGCACCAAGGCCGTCGCCGCGGCGCTGGTGGACGCCACCAGCAAGGGCGCTCTGACCGTGGTCGGTGGCGGCGACTCGGCTGCTGCCGTGCGTCAGTTGGGCTTCACCGACGACCAGTTCGGCCACATCAGCACCGGTGGCGGAGCGAGCCTGGAGTACCTGGAGGGCAAGACCCTCCCGGGCATCGAAATCCTCGACGCCTGA